One genomic window of Comamonas serinivorans includes the following:
- a CDS encoding pyruvate, water dikinase regulatory protein encodes MFNRTAFYVSDGTGITAETFGHAMLAQFDIKVRNVRLPFVDTVDKAHQAVRQINHVGELEGYRPIVFTTIVDMDVLRVLHENCKGMLLDMFGTFVRPLEQELGMKSHHRVGRFSDISKSKEYNDRIEAINYSLQHDDGQSNVQLADADVILVGVSRSGKTPTSIYLAMQYGLKVANYPLIPEDFDRQQLPPDVAKHIKKVFGLTISAERLSEIRSERRPNSRYASIENCRHEISQAEAMMRRSGVRWLSTTTKSIEEIATTILQEIHPDRLSY; translated from the coding sequence ATGTTCAACCGCACCGCTTTCTACGTTTCCGATGGCACGGGCATCACGGCCGAAACCTTTGGCCATGCCATGCTGGCCCAGTTCGACATCAAGGTGCGCAATGTGCGCTTGCCATTCGTCGATACCGTGGACAAGGCCCACCAGGCCGTGCGGCAGATCAACCACGTGGGCGAGCTGGAGGGCTACCGGCCCATCGTCTTCACCACCATCGTCGACATGGATGTGCTGCGCGTGCTGCACGAGAACTGCAAGGGCATGCTGCTGGACATGTTCGGCACCTTTGTGCGCCCGCTGGAGCAGGAGCTGGGCATGAAGTCGCACCACCGCGTGGGGCGGTTCTCCGACATCAGCAAGAGCAAGGAATACAACGACCGCATCGAGGCCATCAACTACAGCCTGCAGCACGACGACGGGCAGTCCAACGTGCAGCTGGCCGACGCCGACGTCATCCTGGTTGGGGTGAGCCGCAGCGGCAAGACGCCGACCAGCATCTACCTGGCCATGCAATATGGCCTGAAGGTGGCGAACTACCCGCTGATTCCCGAAGACTTTGACCGCCAGCAACTGCCCCCCGATGTGGCCAAGCACATCAAAAAGGTGTTCGGGCTGACGATTTCGGCCGAGCGCTTGTCTGAAATCCGGTCCGAGCGCCGGCCGAATTCGCGCTACGCCAGCATCGAGAACTGCCGCCACGAGATCTCGCAGGCCGAGGCCATGATGCGCCGCTCGGGCGTGCGCTGGCTGTCGACCACGACCAAGAGCATCGAAGAGATCGCCACCACCATCCTGCAGGAAATCCACCCGGACCGGCTGTCCTATTGA
- a CDS encoding RidA family protein, which produces MDVYDKLKQLGIELPPVAVPAAAYVPFVISGNLVFLSGHIARRSGRVWTGRLGDDMDTPVGQDAARAIAIDLLGTLHAAVGDLNRVQRIVKVTSLVHSAPSFTEQHLVTNGCSELLASVFGDKGAHARSAFGTAQLPLGACVEIELIAQVAA; this is translated from the coding sequence ATGGACGTTTACGACAAACTGAAGCAACTGGGCATTGAACTGCCGCCGGTGGCCGTGCCCGCCGCCGCCTATGTGCCCTTCGTCATCAGCGGCAACCTGGTCTTCCTGTCGGGCCACATCGCGCGCCGGTCGGGCCGGGTGTGGACGGGCCGTCTGGGCGACGACATGGACACCCCCGTGGGCCAGGATGCCGCCCGCGCCATCGCCATCGACCTGCTGGGCACCCTGCACGCCGCCGTGGGCGACCTCAACCGCGTGCAGCGCATCGTCAAGGTCACCAGCCTGGTGCACTCGGCCCCGAGCTTCACCGAACAGCACCTGGTGACCAACGGCTGCTCGGAGTTGCTGGCCAGCGTGTTCGGCGACAAGGGCGCCCATGCGCGCAGCGCCTTTGGCACCGCGCAGCTGCCCCTGGGCGCCTGCGTCGAAATCGAGCTGATCGCCCAGGTTGCCGCCTGA
- a CDS encoding CaiB/BaiF CoA transferase family protein, with amino-acid sequence MSGILDGIKVLDLSRVIAGPMTTQNLADMGATVIKVERPGEGDDTRRIGPFYRVRDAAGNEVEADDSSGFLAYNRGKKSITLDISRPEGQEMVRQLADQCDVVMENYKVGTMARYGLDYDTLSKRNPRLVYCSISGFGQTGPLAKRAAYDFILQGYTGMMSTCGHADGEPGGGPMRTAVALTDVVTGLYATTAIVSALYHRLNTGEGQYIDMALMDGAMATNGHLAIGYLVGGVPQPRAGNGNPTGAPSGVFPAKDGSLIVAAGNNGQFQLLCKALGLDDMASDPRYTNNTERCLNRDTLHARITESLRDLTVEEAVNRIGAAGVPCGPVHTLDQAFAQEQIQHRGLALQLPHSRGFDVPSLRSPLRFSKTPVEHKAPPMLGEHTDEVLGEMLGLSPEQIRALESQGLV; translated from the coding sequence ATGAGCGGCATTCTGGATGGGATCAAGGTCCTGGATCTGTCGCGCGTCATCGCCGGGCCGATGACGACGCAGAACCTGGCGGACATGGGCGCCACCGTCATCAAGGTCGAGCGCCCCGGCGAGGGCGACGACACGCGCCGCATCGGCCCGTTTTACCGGGTCCGCGACGCGGCCGGCAACGAGGTCGAGGCCGACGATTCGTCGGGCTTTCTGGCCTACAACCGCGGCAAAAAGTCCATCACGCTCGACATCTCGCGGCCCGAGGGGCAGGAGATGGTGCGCCAGCTGGCCGACCAGTGCGACGTGGTGATGGAGAACTACAAGGTCGGCACCATGGCGCGCTACGGCTTGGACTACGACACCCTGTCCAAGCGCAACCCGCGGCTGGTGTACTGCTCGATCTCGGGTTTTGGCCAGACAGGGCCGCTGGCCAAGCGGGCGGCCTACGACTTCATCCTGCAGGGCTACACCGGCATGATGAGCACCTGCGGCCATGCCGATGGTGAGCCGGGCGGCGGCCCCATGCGCACCGCCGTGGCCTTGACCGATGTGGTGACCGGCCTTTATGCCACCACGGCCATCGTGTCGGCGCTGTACCACCGGCTGAACACGGGCGAGGGCCAGTACATCGACATGGCCCTGATGGACGGCGCCATGGCCACCAACGGCCACCTGGCCATCGGCTACCTGGTGGGCGGCGTGCCGCAGCCGCGCGCCGGCAACGGCAACCCCACCGGCGCGCCGTCGGGGGTGTTCCCGGCCAAGGATGGCTCCCTCATCGTGGCGGCGGGCAACAACGGCCAGTTTCAGCTGCTGTGCAAGGCGCTGGGCCTGGATGACATGGCAAGCGATCCGCGCTACACCAACAACACCGAGCGCTGCCTGAACCGCGACACCCTGCATGCCCGCATCACCGAGTCCCTGCGGGACCTGACGGTGGAAGAGGCGGTCAACCGCATCGGCGCCGCCGGTGTGCCCTGCGGCCCGGTGCACACGCTGGATCAGGCGTTTGCGCAAGAACAGATCCAGCACCGCGGCCTGGCCCTGCAGCTGCCGCACAGCCGCGGCTTCGACGTGCCCAGCCTGCGCAGCCCCTTGCGGTTTTCCAAGACGCCGGTCGAGCACAAGGCGCCGCCCATGCTGGGCGAACACACCGACGAGGTGCTGGGCGAGATGCTGGGCCTGTCCCCTGAGCAGATCCGCGCGCTCGAAAGCCAGGGGCTGGTGTGA
- a CDS encoding NAD(P)/FAD-dependent oxidoreductase encodes MTHTHPSSALPPDAAHVDAVVIGAGAAGLFCAAQASARGATVLLIDHASAVAEKVRISGGGRANFTNQWLDVRAPHKHFVGDNPAFCRSALSRFTPQDFIALVDAHGIAHHEKHKGQLFCDHSAQDLIDMLLALCGRGPGQVSRWQPCRVTAVQALNASRTETSSSTSIPPSSSSSERETADTGIHPARYRVTTERGSVLATSVVVATGGLSIPKIGASDFGLRLAQQFGLRVLPTRPGLVPLTFDAQDWAPFVPLAGVALPVRISTVPAPASDAAPATNPAASAQAGTRPGKAGQDGKGAAAKRAGPVSFDEDLLFTHRGLSGPAVLQISSYWQPGTPLTLNLLPEVDLADELLRAKASSRKRVANELARWLPARLADAWCARDPVWQRAIDQVPDKALQQLAASLQRWQLTPSGTEGYRKAEVTLGGVDTRELSQQTLEAKSRPGLFFIGEVVDITGWLGGYNFQWAWASAHACAQALPLAGDVPAQG; translated from the coding sequence TTGACCCACACCCATCCCTCTTCCGCCTTGCCGCCAGACGCGGCCCATGTCGATGCCGTCGTCATCGGCGCCGGGGCCGCTGGCCTGTTCTGCGCCGCCCAGGCCAGCGCACGCGGCGCCACGGTGCTGCTCATCGACCATGCCAGCGCCGTGGCCGAAAAAGTGCGCATCTCGGGCGGCGGCCGCGCCAACTTCACCAACCAGTGGCTGGACGTGCGCGCGCCGCACAAGCACTTCGTGGGCGACAACCCGGCGTTTTGCCGCTCTGCCCTGTCGCGGTTCACACCGCAGGATTTCATCGCGCTGGTCGACGCGCACGGCATCGCGCACCATGAAAAACACAAAGGCCAGCTGTTCTGCGACCACTCGGCCCAGGACCTCATCGACATGCTGCTGGCGCTGTGTGGGCGCGGGCCCGGCCAGGTCAGCCGCTGGCAGCCGTGCCGGGTCACCGCGGTGCAGGCGCTGAACGCCTCGCGCACAGAGACTTCGTCTTCAACCAGTATCCCGCCTTCTTCTTCATCCAGTGAACGAGAAACGGCAGATACTGGCATCCACCCTGCCCGCTACCGCGTGACCACCGAGCGTGGCAGCGTGCTGGCCACCAGCGTGGTCGTGGCCACGGGCGGCCTGTCCATCCCCAAGATCGGCGCCAGCGACTTCGGCCTGCGGCTCGCGCAGCAGTTCGGCCTGCGGGTGTTGCCCACGCGGCCGGGGTTGGTGCCGCTGACGTTCGACGCGCAGGACTGGGCGCCCTTCGTGCCCCTGGCGGGCGTGGCCCTGCCCGTGCGCATCAGCACGGTCCCGGCGCCGGCATCGGACGCCGCCCCCGCAACGAACCCGGCCGCGTCGGCCCAGGCCGGCACACGACCGGGCAAGGCGGGCCAGGACGGCAAGGGCGCGGCCGCCAAACGCGCCGGCCCCGTGTCGTTCGACGAAGACCTGCTGTTCACCCACCGCGGCCTGTCCGGCCCCGCCGTGCTGCAGATCTCGAGCTACTGGCAGCCGGGCACGCCCCTCACGCTGAACCTGCTGCCCGAGGTGGACCTGGCCGACGAGCTGCTGCGGGCCAAGGCCAGCTCGCGCAAGCGGGTGGCCAACGAGCTGGCGCGCTGGCTGCCCGCCCGCCTGGCCGACGCCTGGTGCGCCCGCGATCCGGTCTGGCAGCGCGCCATTGACCAGGTGCCCGACAAGGCCTTGCAGCAGTTGGCCGCCAGCCTGCAGCGGTGGCAGCTCACGCCCTCGGGCACCGAGGGCTACCGCAAGGCCGAAGTCACGCTGGGTGGCGTGGACACGCGCGAGCTGTCGCAGCAAACGCTCGAGGCCAAGTCCCGCCCGGGCCTGTTCTTCATCGGCGAGGTCGTGGACATCACGGGCTGGCTGGGCGGCTACAACTTCCAATGGGCCTGGGCGTCGGCCCACGCCTGCGCACAGGCCCTGCCGTTGGCCGGTGACGTGCCCGCACAGGGCTGA
- a CDS encoding VOC family protein, with protein sequence MDTQELHRGRLFDHIQLVVRDLPASQAFYTAVLASLNVPLGGTGDGYFWADELFVSAADSPAALGQLTGRHHLAFQAQDVAMVQAFHQAALAHGGQDNGPPGERAYHPGYYAAFVLDPDGNNIEAVYHGQATRSAGSVRITF encoded by the coding sequence ATGGACACCCAGGAACTGCATCGTGGCCGCCTGTTTGACCACATCCAGCTGGTCGTGCGCGACCTGCCCGCCAGCCAGGCCTTTTACACGGCGGTGCTGGCCTCGCTGAACGTGCCCCTGGGCGGCACAGGCGACGGCTATTTCTGGGCCGACGAGCTCTTCGTCTCTGCGGCGGACAGCCCGGCCGCCCTGGGCCAGCTCACGGGCCGCCACCACCTGGCCTTTCAAGCCCAGGACGTGGCCATGGTCCAAGCCTTCCACCAGGCGGCTCTGGCGCATGGCGGCCAGGACAACGGCCCACCGGGTGAGCGCGCCTATCACCCCGGCTACTACGCCGCCTTTGTGCTGGACCCGGATGGCAACAACATCGAAGCGGTCTACCACGGCCAGGCCACGCGCAGCGCGGGTTCGGTGCGCATCACCTTTTGA
- a CDS encoding WGR and DUF4132 domain-containing protein, producing MQRYELSDGSSNKFWQIERQGSELHISWGKIGTNGQSQVKAFDSAAKAEAARDKLIKEKTGKGYVATGDAPMAAGATPKAKAPAPSPARATTDAGATADATTAAAAAAASPAAKAAASRQHTPAKAASTSSAPAAPVPSDGAAPSAATPAPSSPMAAAAGPATSPLAAGQQAPREAIDAWLAQQRETPGLDEQGAEAWPRALQFLIDEAKGKSRVSLTPTKLQRAIGADDLVMHHIDALFAQSKVLRGYGLAGLSYVDGSSASKAAEVLAQAQASADSVRTQLHAVRAAVWAPLAATEPGAPWPARFGQRLGLSEASVKPWPLRGARVYAKPSERTAKEAWFLLRSGKLGFLSAAQSHADYRDAIDAFHRRLANEATAEPDLASDQILLNLCVHVTHEGSVRSNLSHIVAYLVQAHGLAQVIRMLAESAQVTADYNYSAGRRWGLQPRTGSYALTVLRAPTDNLLHLVRRWLLAADDAEWQAAVAAAIEVLPSLREDERGWLGPLFAESPEVAQAAMASFAGRSLPKSAQWLLVSLPPGDDARRLMALKPEVDEDSLYTHPELLSPLLDKLGDDALAFLANGVAYPAIANLLAQTNEPEAIQALARQASSGKDAQARLKLALARWPLAGAIGLARQCAQGGKDTPLLLPLLRQLMAQLGPALTLAQPWLSPAASQLVSDLLAKQQAVQSRFAPTDDLPPVLREVPWLRAKTRSATKAMALEPLALADVQAQDASASPLPNWAQHWLNEALARSKTDVLAMAQTLRANHYRNNKLTSAENLAKAIRQRDAEALVQAWDEDLQAERERHRNSYFYPYLRGLNCIALPDDLGLALWNARAGAVDTRDENLVLHHWGLRALPGFMRLLRANPGSLFDQAQRYGSVDIAPVAARAAFKLKTLRKAGLKWLQAWPEHALCGLIAPALGKSGEAKDVAAKALRWLAAQGHRELLFTVAARYGDPRVTQAVQAVLDEDPLDLHPSKVGALPELWQPQSWARPLLKAADGDAAGDALGDEAMAAFGQMLTFPRGDGVYEGLTQVLRACTRESLAEFGWEMFSAWLAAGAPAKDNWMFSSLGLLGNDEVARRLTPLIRAWPGEAAHARAVAGLDVLEGIGTDTALMLLNGIAQKVKFKGLQDKAREKIAAIAEARGLSTEELEDRLAPDLGLDERGSLVLDFGPRQFKVGFDEALKPWVRDFTGGVDGARLKDLPKPNKTDDEALAKDATERYKLLKKDAKTIAAQQIQRLETAMCQQRRWTAENFRDFIATHPLVRHIAQRLIWGVYAVAGQDNDGEVEYPNFGGELLSCFRLAEDGSFTTADDEPFALPTDAPQGCALRIGVPHALQIRPEDAQAFGQLFADYELLQPFPQVGRDTYALTEAELATKELKRWEGAVVPTGRILGLTHKAWRRGDAQDGGGIWYYAKPLGNGHLIEFTFEPGITVGMVDEEPEQTLHAVTYGLPGPWGEQRDEDKRNWSELDAISISELIRDMEALREPVQA from the coding sequence ATGCAGCGCTACGAACTCAGCGATGGCAGCTCGAACAAGTTCTGGCAGATCGAACGACAGGGCAGCGAGCTGCACATCAGCTGGGGCAAGATCGGCACCAACGGCCAAAGCCAGGTGAAGGCGTTCGACAGTGCAGCCAAGGCCGAAGCCGCCCGAGACAAGCTGATCAAGGAAAAGACCGGCAAGGGCTATGTGGCGACTGGCGATGCCCCCATGGCCGCGGGTGCCACGCCCAAGGCGAAGGCGCCAGCGCCCAGCCCCGCCAGAGCAACGACCGACGCGGGCGCGACCGCAGACGCCACAACCGCTGCTGCGGCAGCCGCTGCTTCCCCAGCCGCCAAGGCCGCCGCGAGCCGCCAGCACACCCCGGCCAAAGCGGCGTCCACCTCAAGTGCCCCCGCTGCCCCCGTTCCATCGGATGGTGCCGCCCCATCCGCGGCAACACCCGCCCCATCCAGCCCGATGGCCGCTGCAGCAGGCCCCGCCACATCGCCGCTCGCGGCCGGTCAGCAGGCCCCACGCGAAGCCATCGATGCCTGGCTGGCCCAGCAGCGCGAGACCCCGGGGCTGGACGAGCAAGGGGCCGAGGCCTGGCCGCGCGCCCTGCAGTTCCTCATCGACGAAGCCAAAGGCAAGTCGCGCGTCAGCCTGACGCCGACCAAGCTGCAGCGCGCCATCGGGGCCGACGACCTGGTGATGCACCACATCGACGCCTTGTTCGCCCAGTCCAAGGTGCTGCGCGGCTACGGCCTGGCCGGGCTGTCCTATGTTGACGGCAGCTCGGCCAGCAAAGCCGCCGAGGTGCTCGCCCAGGCCCAGGCCTCGGCCGACAGCGTGCGCACCCAGCTGCACGCGGTGCGCGCCGCCGTGTGGGCGCCGCTGGCCGCCACCGAACCCGGCGCCCCCTGGCCCGCGCGCTTCGGGCAGCGGCTGGGGCTGAGCGAGGCCAGCGTGAAGCCCTGGCCCCTGCGCGGCGCCCGTGTGTATGCCAAGCCCAGCGAGCGCACCGCCAAAGAGGCCTGGTTCCTGCTGCGCTCGGGCAAGCTCGGCTTCCTGTCGGCCGCGCAGTCGCATGCCGACTACCGCGACGCCATCGACGCCTTCCACCGCCGACTGGCGAACGAAGCCACGGCCGAGCCCGACCTGGCCAGCGACCAGATCCTGCTCAATCTGTGCGTGCACGTGACCCACGAAGGCAGCGTGCGCAGCAACCTCAGCCACATCGTCGCCTACCTGGTGCAGGCGCACGGCCTGGCGCAGGTGATCCGCATGCTGGCCGAATCCGCCCAGGTGACGGCGGACTACAACTACAGCGCGGGCCGACGCTGGGGCCTGCAGCCGCGCACCGGCAGCTACGCCCTGACGGTGCTGCGCGCGCCCACCGACAACCTGCTGCACCTGGTGCGCCGCTGGCTGCTGGCGGCCGACGACGCCGAGTGGCAGGCCGCCGTGGCCGCCGCCATCGAGGTGCTGCCCAGCTTGCGCGAGGACGAGCGCGGCTGGCTGGGCCCGCTGTTCGCAGAATCGCCCGAGGTGGCGCAGGCTGCCATGGCCAGCTTCGCCGGCCGCAGCCTGCCGAAGTCGGCCCAGTGGCTGCTGGTGTCGCTGCCCCCGGGCGACGACGCCCGCCGGCTCATGGCCCTCAAGCCTGAAGTCGACGAGGACAGCCTCTACACCCACCCCGAACTGCTGAGCCCGCTGCTGGACAAGCTGGGCGACGACGCCCTGGCCTTCCTGGCCAACGGCGTGGCCTACCCCGCCATCGCCAACCTGCTGGCCCAGACCAACGAGCCCGAGGCCATCCAGGCGCTGGCCAGGCAGGCGTCGTCCGGCAAGGACGCACAGGCCCGCCTGAAGCTGGCCCTGGCGCGCTGGCCGCTCGCCGGCGCCATCGGCCTGGCGCGGCAATGCGCCCAGGGCGGCAAGGACACGCCCTTGCTGCTGCCCCTGCTGCGCCAGCTCATGGCCCAGCTCGGTCCGGCGCTGACGCTGGCCCAGCCCTGGCTGTCGCCCGCGGCCAGCCAGCTTGTGAGCGACTTGCTCGCCAAGCAGCAGGCCGTGCAAAGCCGTTTCGCCCCCACCGACGACCTGCCGCCGGTGCTGCGCGAGGTGCCGTGGCTGCGGGCCAAAACGCGCAGCGCCACCAAGGCCATGGCGCTGGAGCCGCTGGCACTGGCCGATGTGCAGGCCCAAGACGCCTCCGCCAGCCCGCTGCCCAACTGGGCCCAGCACTGGCTGAACGAGGCTCTGGCCCGCTCCAAGACCGATGTCCTGGCCATGGCGCAAACCCTGCGCGCCAACCACTACCGCAACAACAAGCTCACCTCGGCCGAGAACCTGGCCAAAGCCATTCGGCAGCGCGACGCCGAGGCGCTGGTGCAAGCCTGGGATGAGGACCTGCAAGCCGAACGCGAACGCCACCGCAACAGCTACTTCTACCCCTACCTGAGGGGCTTGAACTGCATTGCCCTGCCCGACGACCTGGGCCTGGCCCTGTGGAACGCCCGCGCCGGTGCGGTGGACACGCGCGACGAAAACCTGGTGCTGCACCACTGGGGCCTGCGGGCCCTGCCGGGCTTCATGCGTTTGCTGCGGGCCAATCCAGGCTCCCTGTTCGACCAGGCTCAGCGCTATGGCTCGGTCGACATCGCCCCGGTGGCGGCCCGCGCGGCCTTCAAGCTCAAGACCCTGCGCAAGGCCGGTCTGAAATGGCTGCAAGCCTGGCCCGAACACGCGCTGTGCGGCCTGATCGCCCCGGCGCTGGGCAAGTCGGGCGAGGCCAAGGACGTGGCCGCGAAAGCCCTGCGCTGGCTGGCCGCCCAGGGCCACCGCGAGCTGCTGTTCACCGTGGCCGCGCGCTACGGCGACCCCCGGGTCACCCAGGCCGTGCAAGCCGTGCTGGACGAGGACCCGCTGGACCTGCACCCCAGCAAAGTGGGCGCGCTGCCCGAGCTGTGGCAGCCGCAAAGCTGGGCCCGCCCCCTGCTGAAGGCCGCCGACGGCGACGCAGCCGGCGATGCGCTGGGTGACGAGGCCATGGCCGCCTTCGGCCAGATGCTGACCTTCCCACGCGGTGACGGTGTGTACGAAGGCCTGACGCAGGTGCTGCGGGCCTGCACGCGCGAGTCGCTGGCCGAATTCGGCTGGGAGATGTTCAGCGCCTGGCTGGCCGCCGGCGCGCCCGCCAAGGACAACTGGATGTTCTCGTCGCTGGGCCTGCTGGGCAACGACGAGGTGGCGCGCCGCCTCACGCCGCTGATCCGCGCCTGGCCCGGCGAGGCCGCCCATGCGCGCGCCGTGGCCGGGCTGGATGTGCTCGAAGGCATCGGCACCGACACGGCGCTCATGCTGCTCAACGGCATCGCGCAAAAGGTCAAGTTCAAAGGCCTGCAGGACAAGGCCCGCGAAAAAATCGCCGCCATCGCCGAGGCGCGCGGCCTCTCGACCGAAGAGCTGGAAGACCGCCTGGCGCCCGACCTGGGCCTGGACGAGCGCGGTTCGCTGGTGCTGGACTTCGGGCCGCGCCAGTTCAAGGTCGGCTTTGACGAAGCCCTCAAGCCCTGGGTGCGCGACTTCACGGGTGGCGTGGACGGTGCCCGCCTGAAAGACCTGCCCAAGCCCAACAAAACCGACGACGAGGCCCTGGCCAAGGACGCGACCGAGCGCTACAAGCTGCTCAAGAAAGACGCCAAGACCATCGCCGCGCAGCAGATCCAGCGGCTGGAAACCGCCATGTGCCAGCAACGCCGCTGGACGGCTGAGAACTTCCGCGACTTCATCGCCACGCATCCGCTGGTGCGCCACATCGCGCAGCGCCTGATTTGGGGGGTATATGCCGTGGCCGGCCAAGACAATGACGGCGAAGTCGAATACCCCAACTTTGGAGGCGAGCTGCTGAGCTGCTTCCGCCTGGCCGAGGACGGCAGCTTCACCACCGCCGACGACGAGCCGTTTGCGCTGCCCACCGACGCGCCGCAGGGCTGCGCGCTGCGCATCGGCGTGCCGCACGCGCTGCAGATCCGGCCCGAAGACGCCCAGGCCTTTGGCCAGCTGTTCGCCGACTACGAGCTGCTGCAGCCTTTCCCGCAAGTCGGTCGCGACACCTATGCGCTGACCGAGGCCGAGCTGGCCACCAAGGAACTCAAGCGCTGGGAAGGCGCTGTCGTGCCCACGGGCCGCATCCTGGGCTTGACCCACAAGGCCTGGCGGCGCGGCGATGCGCAGGATGGCGGCGGCATCTGGTACTACGCCAAGCCGCTGGGCAACGGCCACCTGATCGAGTTCACCTTCGAGCCCGGCATCACCGTCGGCATGGTGGACGAAGAGCCCGAGCAAACCCTGCATGCGGTGACCTACGGCCTGCCCGGCCCCTGGGGCGAACAGCGCGACGAGGACAAGCGCAACTGGTCGGAACTCGATGCCATCAGCATCAGCGAGCTGATCCGCGACATGGAAGCCTTGCGCGAGCCGGTGCAGGCATGA
- a CDS encoding NAD(P)H-dependent flavin oxidoreductase, whose translation MSLPPILTERLRLPVMASPLFIISGPDLVIEQCKAGIVGSFPALNARPAEQLEVWLERITRELAEWDAAHPDQPSAPFAVNQIVHKSNDRLQHDMDVCAKFKVPIVITSLGARTEINDAVHGWGGIVLHDVIDNTFAKKAIEKGADGLIAVAAGAGGHAGFQSPLALIQEIREWFDGPLLLSGAIAHGRNVLAAQAMGADMAYIGSAFIATQEANAVEPHKAMIVECSAKDIVHTNLITGVHGNYLKPSIRNAGMDPDNLATSDPSKMDFSSNRQKPKAWKDIWGCGQGIGAVTEVPRARDLVARLAREYEAGKAEWLKRLNVLGGAKVEQRERELA comes from the coding sequence ATGAGCCTGCCTCCCATCCTCACCGAGCGCCTGCGTCTGCCTGTGATGGCTTCGCCGCTGTTCATCATCTCCGGCCCCGACCTGGTCATCGAACAATGCAAGGCCGGCATCGTCGGCTCCTTCCCGGCGCTGAACGCCCGTCCGGCCGAGCAGCTTGAAGTCTGGCTCGAGCGCATCACGCGCGAGCTGGCCGAATGGGATGCCGCACACCCCGACCAGCCTTCGGCCCCGTTCGCCGTGAACCAGATCGTGCACAAGAGCAACGACCGCCTGCAGCACGACATGGACGTGTGCGCCAAGTTCAAGGTGCCAATCGTCATCACCTCGCTGGGCGCACGCACCGAGATCAACGACGCCGTGCACGGCTGGGGCGGCATCGTGCTGCACGACGTGATCGACAACACCTTCGCCAAGAAGGCGATTGAAAAAGGCGCCGACGGCCTGATCGCCGTGGCCGCCGGGGCCGGTGGCCATGCCGGCTTCCAGTCGCCGCTGGCGCTGATCCAGGAAATCCGCGAGTGGTTCGACGGCCCACTGCTGCTGTCGGGCGCCATCGCGCACGGCCGCAACGTGCTGGCCGCCCAAGCCATGGGGGCCGACATGGCCTACATCGGCTCGGCCTTCATCGCCACGCAGGAAGCCAATGCCGTCGAGCCGCACAAGGCCATGATCGTCGAGTGCTCGGCCAAGGACATCGTGCACACCAACCTCATCACCGGCGTGCACGGCAACTACCTCAAGCCCTCCATCCGCAATGCGGGCATGGACCCCGACAACCTGGCCACCAGCGACCCGAGCAAGATGGACTTCAGCTCGAACCGCCAGAAGCCCAAGGCCTGGAAGGACATCTGGGGCTGCGGCCAGGGCATTGGCGCCGTGACCGAGGTGCCGCGCGCACGCGACCTGGTCGCACGCCTGGCCCGCGAGTACGAGGCCGGCAAGGCCGAGTGGCTGAAGCGCCTGAACGTGCTGGGCGGCGCCAAGGTCGAGCAACGCGAACGCGAACTCGCCTGA